In one Candidatus Nanopelagicus limnes genomic region, the following are encoded:
- the pstA gene encoding phosphate ABC transporter permease PstA, producing MSQTTLNVKPEHPWKLTPKDLVTDLLGALFTLLSTLAIVGFSPLKGKLGFALTLIVMAIVTATVMSWIRLDRKAAVNSSTTVLVYIAASFVIMALASVLYEIIRLGAPGFSLSIFTKDMSETASDMPLTEGGLLHAVIGTAYIVIFATLIATPIGILTALYIVEVKGRFAGTVRFFVQAMSGVPSIVAGLFIFAFWMIQLGNSYSGIAGGFALTVLMIPTVARTAEEVLKLIPQDLREAGLALGATQWRTVAMVVIPAARSGLITAVILGIARVVGETAPLLLTIGGADAINLNPTAGNMSAFPYYVWKNLLIGSENAISRAWLGVFVLMILVLIFFALARYFGAAKGSRK from the coding sequence ATGAGCCAAACTACCCTTAATGTGAAGCCTGAGCACCCATGGAAGTTAACCCCAAAGGATTTAGTAACAGATTTACTTGGCGCACTTTTTACATTACTTAGCACCTTAGCAATTGTTGGCTTCTCACCCCTTAAGGGCAAGTTAGGTTTTGCCCTCACCTTAATTGTGATGGCAATTGTTACTGCAACCGTTATGAGTTGGATTAGATTAGATCGAAAAGCAGCCGTTAACTCCTCAACTACGGTCTTGGTCTATATCGCAGCCTCATTTGTAATCATGGCGCTAGCTTCTGTGCTTTATGAAATTATCAGATTAGGCGCTCCTGGTTTTTCTCTCTCAATATTTACTAAAGATATGTCAGAGACAGCTTCTGATATGCCACTTACAGAGGGTGGCTTACTACACGCAGTAATTGGCACCGCCTACATCGTCATCTTTGCCACATTAATTGCCACACCAATTGGAATCCTGACCGCGCTATATATTGTTGAGGTTAAGGGCAGATTTGCTGGAACAGTAAGATTTTTTGTGCAGGCAATGAGTGGTGTGCCATCTATTGTGGCTGGCTTGTTTATCTTTGCATTTTGGATGATTCAATTAGGAAATTCCTACTCAGGAATTGCTGGCGGATTTGCTTTGACGGTATTGATGATTCCAACTGTGGCAAGAACAGCAGAGGAGGTTTTAAAATTAATCCCGCAAGATCTTCGTGAGGCAGGACTTGCTTTAGGTGCTACCCAATGGCGAACAGTTGCGATGGTGGTTATTCCAGCAGCCCGTAGCGGATTAATTACTGCAGTTATCTTAGGAATTGCACGAGTTGTCGGTGAGACTGCGCCTTTGTTGTTAACTATTGGTGGCGCGGATGCGATTAATTTAAATCCAACCGCTGGCAACATGTCAGCTTTTCCATACTATGTCTGGAAGAACCTACTTATCGGCAGTGAGAATGCGATTAGTAGAGCCTGGCTTGGTGTCTTTGTATTGATGATTTTAGTTCTAATATTTTTTGCTCTAGCTAGATACTTTGGCGCAGCAAAGGGAAGTAGAAAATGA
- the ettA gene encoding energy-dependent translational throttle protein EttA — translation MAEFIYTMKKARKAHGDKVILDDVTLMFLPGAKIGVLGPNGAGKSTVLQIMAGLQQPSNGEAYLSPGYSVGILLQEPPLNEDKNVLENVQEGVAETIGLLTRFNAISEEMANPEADYDKLLAEMGTLQEQLDHRNAWDLDSQLEQAMDALRCPPPEADVKVLSGGERRRVALCKLLLQKPDLLLLDEPTNHLDAESVLWLEQHLSKYEGTVVAITHDRYFLDNVAQWILELDRGRAYPYEGNYTTYLETKEARMKIEGQKDVKRAKRLKEELEWVRMNAKGRQTKSKARLARYEEMAAEADKTRKLDFEELQIPPGPRLGDIVVESKNLVKGFDDRILIDDLSFTLPRNGIVGIIGPNGAGKTTLFKTILGMEKADSGEVKVGETVKISYVDQSRGGIDPKKSLWEVVSDGLDYIKVGNVEMPSRAYVSAFGFKGPDQQKPAGVLSGGERNRLNLALTLKQGGNLLLLDEPTNDLDIETLTSLENALLDFPGCAVVISHDRWFLDRIATHILAYEGESKWFWFEGNFESYEENKIARLGIDAARPHRATYRKLTR, via the coding sequence ATGGCTGAGTTTATTTACACGATGAAAAAGGCGCGCAAAGCGCATGGCGACAAAGTAATTCTTGATGATGTCACCTTGATGTTTTTACCCGGCGCCAAGATTGGTGTGCTCGGTCCTAATGGAGCTGGTAAATCAACAGTTCTGCAAATCATGGCAGGGCTGCAACAACCATCAAATGGTGAGGCTTATTTATCTCCTGGTTACTCAGTTGGAATCTTGTTGCAAGAGCCGCCACTAAATGAGGATAAAAATGTTTTAGAAAATGTCCAAGAAGGCGTAGCAGAGACAATTGGATTGTTAACTAGATTTAATGCAATCAGTGAAGAGATGGCAAATCCGGAAGCTGATTATGACAAATTATTAGCTGAGATGGGCACCTTGCAAGAGCAGTTAGATCATCGAAATGCGTGGGATTTAGATTCACAATTAGAACAAGCAATGGACGCACTTCGCTGTCCACCACCTGAAGCTGATGTGAAGGTCTTATCAGGAGGTGAGAGGCGCCGCGTTGCATTATGTAAATTGCTATTACAAAAGCCAGATCTATTACTTCTTGATGAGCCAACAAATCATTTAGACGCCGAATCTGTGCTTTGGCTTGAACAACATTTAAGTAAGTATGAAGGAACTGTGGTGGCAATTACCCACGATAGATACTTCTTAGACAATGTTGCCCAATGGATCTTGGAGTTAGATCGAGGTCGTGCTTATCCATATGAAGGAAATTACACAACCTATTTAGAGACTAAAGAAGCTCGTATGAAGATTGAAGGACAAAAAGATGTTAAGCGGGCAAAGAGATTAAAAGAAGAGCTTGAGTGGGTAAGAATGAATGCCAAGGGCAGACAGACAAAATCTAAAGCTCGTCTTGCTCGTTATGAAGAGATGGCGGCTGAGGCTGATAAAACACGTAAGTTAGATTTTGAAGAGTTACAAATTCCACCAGGTCCAAGGCTTGGCGACATTGTGGTGGAGAGTAAGAATCTAGTAAAAGGTTTTGATGATCGTATTTTAATTGATGACCTTTCATTCACGCTTCCCCGCAATGGAATCGTGGGAATTATTGGACCTAACGGTGCTGGAAAAACTACATTGTTTAAAACTATTTTGGGTATGGAAAAAGCAGACTCAGGTGAGGTCAAAGTTGGCGAGACGGTAAAGATTTCCTACGTTGATCAGTCCCGTGGCGGGATTGATCCAAAGAAATCACTTTGGGAAGTTGTCTCTGATGGTCTTGATTACATAAAGGTTGGCAATGTTGAAATGCCAAGTAGGGCATATGTTTCTGCCTTTGGCTTTAAAGGTCCTGATCAACAAAAACCTGCTGGAGTTTTATCAGGTGGCGAGCGAAATAGATTAAATCTGGCGCTAACACTTAAGCAGGGTGGAAATTTATTACTTCTTGATGAGCCAACAAATGATTTAGATATTGAAACTCTTACCTCACTTGAGAACGCTCTCCTTGATTTTCCAGGGTGCGCTGTGGTTATTTCCCACGATCGTTGGTTTCTAGATCGTATTGCAACCCATATTTTGGCTTATGAAGGTGAATCAAAGTGGTTCTGGTTTGAAGGAAACTTTGAAAGTTATGAGGAGAATAAGATCGCACGCCTTGGTATTGATGCAGCTCGTCCGCATCGTGCTACCTACCGTAAGTTAACTAGATAG
- the pstB gene encoding phosphate ABC transporter ATP-binding protein PstB gives MTGKQTTAKSTSAPSGGSRSLGDVASARTVNAGKPNSGGSGLEARGVHAWFGKKHVLEDISMDFATGTVTALIGPSGCGKSTFIRTLNRMHEFIPTAALAGQVLLDGKDVYEPGVDVTKIRLKVGMVFQKPNPFPSMTIKENVLSGLKLSQIKIENSDELLESCLRRAGLWDEVKDRLNEYGGSLSGGQQQRLCIARSLAVSPQVLLMDEPCSALDPGSTLRIEETIRELANTMSVVIVTHNMQQAARVSDYTGFFLSDGGPGRLVESATTVEIFTNPKQKRTEDYVSGRFG, from the coding sequence ATGACCGGAAAGCAGACAACTGCAAAGAGTACTTCTGCACCATCGGGGGGTTCTCGCTCACTTGGTGATGTGGCCTCAGCACGAACAGTTAATGCTGGTAAGCCTAACTCCGGCGGTAGTGGCCTTGAGGCAAGAGGAGTACATGCCTGGTTTGGTAAGAAACATGTTTTAGAAGATATCTCAATGGATTTTGCAACTGGAACAGTTACGGCATTAATTGGTCCATCTGGTTGTGGAAAATCTACATTTATCCGCACCTTAAACCGAATGCATGAATTTATTCCAACTGCTGCCCTTGCTGGTCAGGTATTACTAGATGGCAAGGATGTTTATGAGCCAGGAGTTGATGTAACAAAGATTCGTCTTAAGGTAGGAATGGTTTTCCAAAAACCAAACCCATTTCCATCAATGACTATCAAAGAGAATGTTTTGTCAGGCTTGAAGTTATCTCAAATCAAAATTGAAAACTCAGATGAGTTACTTGAGAGCTGTTTAAGAAGAGCTGGATTGTGGGATGAGGTTAAGGATCGACTTAATGAATATGGTGGCTCCCTTTCTGGTGGTCAACAACAACGCCTATGTATTGCCCGATCCCTTGCAGTTAGCCCACAGGTTTTACTAATGGATGAACCATGTTCTGCGCTAGATCCAGGATCAACTCTTCGAATTGAAGAGACAATTCGTGAGTTAGCAAACACCATGAGCGTTGTAATTGTTACCCACAATATGCAACAAGCTGCCCGCGTATCTGATTACACCGGCTTTTTCCTATCCGATGGCGGACCTGGTCGATTGGTGGAGAGTGCAACTACGGTTGAGATCTTTACTAATCCAAAGCAGAAGCGCACTGAGGATTATGTCTCTGGCAGATTTGGTTAA
- a CDS encoding NAD(P)/FAD-dependent oxidoreductase has product MPAINPIVLNSLADLQPSLYWLDADPLEPSSHSALTSDIQTDLCIIGAGYTGLWTALLAKEREPNREVVIIEMRETGNGASGRNGGFCNASLTHGFVNGYTRFPDEMAIIEKLGRENLDAMEETIKRYKIDCDFERNGELRMAVAPWQMAGLKEEAIARNKTGDHVEVLDRDQVRALVNSPIYEGALFDHDGTALVDPARLVWGLEKACLSLGVKIYENSKVDELIDDGDHVVVKSAYGSIRAKKVALATNVYTPLIKSVKKYVIAVYDFQLVTQPLTAEQLESIGWKGREGLSDAGYQFHYYRLTKENEILWGGYDAVYNYAGKVRQEYETRPETYAKLATNFFKTFPQLAGIKFTHGWGGAIDTCSRFSPFWGQAFDDKVAYVLGYTGLGVATTRFGASVMLDLLDGVESEATQLSMVKHKPIPFPPEPFRFLFIRLTQWAITRADKNGGKRNLWLRLLDRLGLGFDS; this is encoded by the coding sequence ATGCCAGCGATAAATCCAATTGTTTTAAACTCATTAGCAGATCTACAACCATCTTTGTATTGGTTAGATGCTGATCCATTAGAGCCAAGCTCTCACTCTGCCTTAACCAGTGATATTCAAACTGATCTTTGCATTATTGGCGCCGGCTACACCGGACTTTGGACGGCGCTCCTTGCAAAGGAGCGAGAACCAAACCGAGAGGTAGTAATTATTGAGATGCGTGAGACTGGCAATGGGGCCTCAGGTAGAAATGGTGGATTTTGTAACGCATCTTTAACCCACGGTTTTGTTAATGGTTACACCCGCTTTCCTGATGAGATGGCGATAATTGAAAAGTTGGGGAGAGAAAATCTTGATGCGATGGAAGAGACAATAAAGAGATACAAGATTGATTGTGATTTTGAAAGAAATGGTGAGCTGCGTATGGCAGTTGCCCCATGGCAGATGGCTGGTTTAAAAGAAGAGGCGATTGCTAGGAATAAAACTGGAGATCATGTTGAGGTATTAGATAGGGATCAAGTTAGAGCATTAGTTAACTCACCGATTTATGAAGGCGCACTCTTTGATCATGATGGAACTGCGCTAGTTGATCCAGCCAGATTAGTTTGGGGACTTGAGAAGGCTTGTTTATCACTTGGAGTAAAGATCTATGAAAACTCTAAAGTGGATGAGTTAATAGATGATGGTGATCATGTTGTGGTTAAGAGCGCTTATGGATCTATAAGGGCTAAGAAGGTAGCCCTTGCCACAAATGTTTACACGCCCCTGATTAAGAGTGTTAAAAAATATGTAATTGCAGTTTATGACTTTCAATTAGTAACTCAGCCGTTAACTGCTGAGCAATTAGAAAGTATTGGTTGGAAAGGCCGGGAAGGACTCTCTGATGCTGGGTATCAATTCCATTACTACCGGTTAACTAAAGAGAATGAGATTTTATGGGGTGGTTATGATGCGGTTTATAACTATGCAGGAAAGGTTCGCCAGGAGTATGAAACACGTCCTGAAACCTATGCAAAGCTTGCAACTAACTTCTTTAAAACCTTTCCGCAGTTAGCTGGAATAAAATTCACCCATGGTTGGGGTGGGGCAATTGATACCTGCTCAAGATTTTCACCCTTTTGGGGACAAGCATTTGATGACAAGGTGGCATACGTTCTTGGCTATACCGGCTTAGGGGTAGCAACAACAAGATTTGGTGCATCAGTAATGCTTGATTTACTAGATGGTGTTGAAAGTGAAGCAACGCAATTATCGATGGTTAAACACAAACCAATTCCATTTCCACCAGAACCATTTAGATTCTTATTTATCAGACTTACTCAATGGGCGATAACTAGAGCAGATAAGAATGGCGGTAAGCGTAATCTTTGGCTACGCCTACTTGATCGACTTGGATTGGGCTTTGATTCTTAA
- a CDS encoding acyl-CoA thioesterase, with the protein MKYTSKVYVRWADLDAFGHVNNAVYLTYAELARVDWGGKEFAPKQGSSVLVEMTVAHSEVDYLLPITKFGVDYDVNLWVESIGNTSFTMAYEVTRDGVVFAKMKTVQVMIDLAKMKSRPISETERAFLNKYLVS; encoded by the coding sequence ATGAAATACACCAGCAAGGTTTATGTTCGTTGGGCAGATTTAGATGCCTTTGGTCATGTTAATAATGCGGTTTATTTAACCTACGCAGAGTTAGCTCGAGTTGATTGGGGCGGTAAAGAGTTTGCGCCAAAGCAAGGTAGCTCTGTGTTAGTTGAGATGACAGTTGCTCACTCTGAGGTTGATTACCTACTTCCGATTACTAAATTTGGTGTTGATTATGATGTAAATCTTTGGGTAGAAAGTATTGGCAATACCTCATTCACAATGGCCTATGAAGTAACTAGAGATGGTGTGGTTTTTGCCAAGATGAAGACAGTTCAAGTAATGATTGATTTAGCGAAAATGAAATCTAGGCCAATTAGTGAGACTGAAAGAGCTTTCTTAAACAAGTATTTAGTTTCCTAA
- the pstC gene encoding phosphate ABC transporter permease subunit PstC, with protein sequence MQEKKTIPAPRVITTKPRFTDKVFRGVVTSGGLIAGLLLGLIGFFLVFNGFEAMRAAGLSFLTGFDWVDAIPEEGQAASYGIGAMLYGTIVTGILAMIMGVPVAVGTALFLSYYAPEWIKKPMVVVVDVMAAIPSIVYGLWGYFVLMPHAEYWAKLIHKYFGFIPFFDMPAPVFTRSPFIAGLVLAIMIIPIVTAVSREVFAQTPLERIQAAYALGATKWSMIKAVVFPYGRGGVIGGAMLGLGRALGETVAVYTVLNLVYDIRIEVLLSAGGSVASMIVNKFGEADPVELQALMGAGFVLFMVTLLVNFLANYIINKTARE encoded by the coding sequence ATGCAAGAGAAAAAAACCATTCCAGCCCCAAGGGTAATCACCACCAAGCCGCGTTTTACCGACAAGGTTTTTCGAGGTGTTGTAACTAGCGGTGGATTAATTGCCGGCTTACTTCTTGGCTTAATTGGATTCTTTTTAGTCTTTAATGGTTTTGAAGCGATGCGTGCTGCCGGTCTTTCATTTCTTACTGGCTTTGATTGGGTGGATGCAATTCCAGAGGAAGGCCAAGCGGCCTCTTATGGAATTGGCGCGATGCTATACGGAACTATTGTTACTGGAATTTTGGCGATGATTATGGGCGTACCAGTTGCAGTTGGTACCGCGTTGTTCCTTTCTTATTACGCACCGGAGTGGATTAAAAAACCAATGGTGGTGGTCGTTGATGTAATGGCAGCAATTCCATCAATTGTTTATGGTTTATGGGGATACTTTGTTTTAATGCCCCATGCTGAGTACTGGGCAAAGTTAATTCATAAGTACTTTGGCTTCATTCCATTTTTTGATATGCCAGCGCCAGTCTTTACCAGATCACCTTTTATTGCAGGACTAGTTCTTGCCATCATGATTATTCCAATTGTTACTGCCGTATCACGCGAGGTATTTGCCCAAACACCATTGGAGCGAATTCAAGCAGCTTACGCTCTCGGTGCTACTAAGTGGTCGATGATTAAAGCGGTTGTATTCCCGTATGGCAGAGGCGGCGTTATTGGTGGAGCGATGTTGGGATTGGGAAGAGCATTAGGTGAAACAGTTGCCGTTTACACAGTTTTGAATTTAGTTTATGACATAAGAATTGAAGTTTTGCTAAGCGCCGGCGGCTCTGTTGCCTCCATGATTGTTAATAAGTTTGGTGAGGCAGATCCAGTTGAGCTTCAGGCATTAATGGGCGCAGGCTTTGTGCTCTTTATGGTGACCTTATTAGTTAACTTCTTAGCTAATTACATTATTAATAAGACAGCTAGGGAGTAG
- the orn gene encoding oligoribonuclease: MSQDLPHLIWVDCEMTGLDINKDALVEIAVLVTDAQLNVLGEGVDLVIKCEQSKLDGMDDFVKNMHTSSGLITQIPNGTTLAAADDAIITYLKKYAPSEGKSPLAGNSVYVDRAFIARDLPKLNAYLHYRTIDVSTIKELARRWHPKTYFAAPAKDGNHRALGDIRDSIAELDYYRSAIFIP; this comes from the coding sequence ATGAGCCAAGATCTGCCACACCTAATCTGGGTCGATTGTGAGATGACCGGGCTAGATATCAATAAAGATGCCTTGGTTGAGATCGCTGTTTTAGTAACTGATGCCCAACTTAATGTGTTGGGTGAAGGTGTTGATTTAGTAATCAAATGTGAGCAATCCAAGTTAGATGGCATGGATGATTTTGTTAAAAACATGCACACCAGCTCTGGCCTGATTACGCAGATCCCAAATGGCACCACACTTGCAGCGGCGGATGATGCGATTATTACCTACTTAAAAAAGTACGCACCAAGTGAGGGCAAATCCCCATTGGCTGGAAACTCTGTCTATGTTGATCGCGCCTTTATTGCCAGAGATCTACCAAAGTTAAATGCCTACCTGCATTATCGAACTATTGATGTTTCAACCATCAAAGAGTTAGCAAGAAGGTGGCATCCAAAAACCTACTTTGCAGCCCCTGCCAAAGATGGCAACCATCGGGCGTTAGGTGATATCAGGGATTCCATTGCAGAGCTTGATTACTACCGCAGCGCAATCTTTATTCCCTAA
- a CDS encoding Glu/Leu/Phe/Val family dehydrogenase, which yields MTTTSGVSAFAEVNELVAQAGSVLNLKKGLVDAISACEREVTISIPLHRDSGIEVLTGYRVQHSSARGPRKGGIRFHQDVDIDEVRALASLMTWKTALIDVPFGGGKGGVAVDSTKLTPLEKEEVIRRWTRTLINVLGPNRDIPAPDLGTDAQTMAWLMDEFHRIEGFQPACVTGKPVGLFGAPGREEATGRGVAQITAATLQQNNKKVEGATVAIQGFGNVGRYAALVCQELGMKVIALSDMSGGIVDKKGIDIKAIFDVKSLADVKSDNRIGSAEVLEIECDVLIPAALGNVINDSNVDKIKAAFIVEGANQPIMTSADKKLRANKIVIVPDILANSGGVMGSYFEWTQNIQQFSWPKEKFRAELDVRMQTAFVNVNETAKKYKTDLRSAAFIVSVARVAEAFSVRGSLV from the coding sequence CTTTGCTGAGGTTAATGAGTTAGTCGCCCAAGCCGGTTCGGTCTTAAATTTAAAAAAAGGTTTAGTAGATGCAATTAGCGCTTGTGAGCGCGAGGTAACAATATCTATTCCACTACATCGAGATAGTGGCATTGAAGTTTTAACTGGTTACCGTGTGCAGCACTCAAGTGCAAGAGGACCAAGAAAAGGTGGAATTAGATTTCACCAAGATGTTGATATTGATGAGGTTAGAGCGCTTGCTTCCTTAATGACTTGGAAGACCGCACTTATTGATGTGCCATTTGGTGGCGGCAAAGGTGGAGTAGCAGTTGATTCAACAAAGTTAACACCTCTTGAAAAAGAGGAGGTAATCAGAAGGTGGACTAGAACCTTGATAAATGTTTTAGGACCAAACCGAGATATTCCTGCCCCTGATTTAGGAACAGATGCGCAAACTATGGCTTGGCTAATGGATGAGTTTCATAGAATCGAAGGATTTCAACCTGCTTGTGTTACCGGTAAACCAGTTGGTTTATTTGGAGCACCTGGTAGGGAGGAGGCAACAGGCCGTGGTGTTGCCCAAATAACTGCAGCCACCTTGCAACAAAATAATAAAAAGGTAGAAGGTGCCACCGTTGCAATTCAAGGCTTTGGAAATGTTGGCAGGTATGCAGCCCTTGTCTGCCAAGAGCTTGGCATGAAGGTAATAGCACTCTCTGATATGTCTGGTGGCATAGTGGATAAAAAAGGCATTGATATTAAAGCGATCTTTGATGTGAAGAGTTTGGCGGATGTGAAAAGTGATAACCGGATTGGCTCAGCTGAAGTACTTGAGATTGAGTGTGATGTTTTAATTCCAGCAGCCTTAGGTAATGTAATTAATGACTCTAATGTGGACAAGATAAAGGCAGCATTTATTGTCGAAGGTGCTAACCAGCCAATTATGACCAGTGCCGATAAGAAGCTGCGGGCAAATAAGATTGTGATCGTGCCTGATATCTTGGCAAATAGTGGTGGTGTGATGGGCTCCTACTTTGAGTGGACCCAAAATATTCAACAATTTTCCTGGCCAAAAGAGAAGTTTCGAGCTGAGCTTGATGTGAGAATGCAAACTGCTTTTGTAAATGTAAATGAGACCGCTAAAAAGTATAAGACTGATCTACGCTCTGCAGCCTTTATTGTTTCTGTTGCCCGAGTAGCAGAGGCCTTTAGTGTTAGAGGATCTTTAGTTTAA
- a CDS encoding substrate-binding domain-containing protein — MKFRKKIAVAALATSALILTSVPAHAGSINGSGATFAQPLIDVCKVEFTKATGHTINYTAGGSGKGRTDFTNNLVDFAASDAVYTSGFPAHLEYAPVYAAPIAIFYNLPTVKEPINISAETLAQIFGGEITKWNDPRIIEENQNVTIKTPVYKTKKEVVTVGGKKVTKTVPVLDKNGNPTVLRTTSKTVNITLPNQAITVYYRTDSSGTSEQFGKFLQGANAGKNAGVWPKTASGTFANSTPNNIANSFNFQGASGSALVAAGVKGKIGGIGYGELSWATDNKLPVASIKNAAGEFVAPSAAGTSAFLGGGTIQANGSLVADYVKAITGAYSIGTASYGLVYPESAKKDPEKQKIVAEWHTYLLEQCPKKFPEKGYVALTGPLYDKAKAQIAKIK, encoded by the coding sequence ATGAAGTTTCGCAAGAAAATTGCAGTGGCAGCACTTGCCACATCAGCATTAATTCTTACCTCAGTTCCAGCACATGCTGGTTCAATCAATGGCAGCGGTGCAACATTTGCACAGCCACTAATTGATGTTTGTAAAGTAGAGTTCACAAAAGCTACCGGACACACAATTAATTACACCGCTGGTGGTTCTGGTAAAGGACGAACAGATTTCACTAACAACCTAGTTGATTTCGCAGCCTCAGATGCTGTTTACACCTCAGGTTTCCCCGCTCACTTAGAGTACGCACCAGTTTATGCAGCTCCAATCGCAATTTTTTATAACCTACCAACAGTAAAAGAGCCGATCAATATCAGTGCTGAAACTCTTGCACAGATCTTCGGTGGCGAAATTACAAAGTGGAATGATCCTCGAATCATTGAAGAAAACCAGAATGTCACAATCAAGACACCTGTTTACAAGACTAAAAAAGAGGTAGTAACAGTTGGTGGCAAGAAGGTTACTAAGACTGTTCCGGTACTAGATAAAAATGGTAATCCAACAGTACTTCGCACCACTTCTAAGACTGTAAATATCACTCTTCCAAACCAAGCAATCACCGTTTACTACCGAACAGATTCATCTGGAACATCAGAGCAATTTGGTAAGTTCTTACAAGGTGCTAATGCTGGAAAGAATGCAGGAGTTTGGCCAAAGACAGCGAGTGGAACATTTGCTAACTCAACACCAAATAACATCGCAAACTCATTTAACTTCCAAGGTGCATCAGGTTCAGCTTTAGTTGCAGCTGGTGTTAAGGGCAAGATTGGCGGAATTGGTTACGGTGAACTTTCTTGGGCAACTGATAACAAACTTCCAGTAGCAAGCATTAAAAATGCCGCTGGTGAATTCGTTGCACCATCAGCTGCTGGTACCTCTGCCTTCTTAGGTGGCGGCACAATTCAAGCAAACGGTAGCTTGGTTGCAGATTATGTAAAGGCAATCACTGGCGCATACTCAATTGGAACAGCTTCCTACGGTTTGGTATACCCAGAGTCAGCTAAAAAAGATCCAGAAAAACAAAAGATCGTAGCTGAATGGCACACCTATCTGTTAGAGCAATGCCCTAAGAAGTTCCCTGAGAAGGGTTATGTGGCACTAACCGGACCTTTGTATGACAAAGCAAAGGCACAGATTGCCAAGATCAAGTAA
- a CDS encoding MFS transporter: MLKSRIHPAWIVAGITFGTLFATAGFRSAPSVLILPLEEDFGWRRDVISLAVAINVLLYGLTAPFAAALMERFTVRKVVMAALTTVGTGALLTIWMSQSWHLMLLWGVVVGVGTGSMALVFAATIANRWFVKKRGLVIGILTAAAASGQLVFLPGLSKLAQDPGWRASSLVIALGAYLMVPLIFFFLKEDPQSIGTTPYGADKDWVPPVLQKGNAAKVAINTLKDASKVKNFWYLVGSFFVCGLSTSGLIGTHFIPAAHDHGMPTVTAASLLALIGVFDVVGTIFSGFLTDRIDPRKLLFFYYLLRGLSLFLLPSILFSTLHPSTLVFIIFYGLDWVATVPPTVLLCRQVLTPEKGAIIYGWVFAAHQVGGAIAAFGAAVLRIKFGDYAAAFYLTGILCVVTSYFVLQITLKEKVKS, from the coding sequence ATGCTTAAATCTAGAATCCACCCAGCTTGGATTGTTGCTGGCATAACCTTTGGCACATTATTTGCTACCGCAGGTTTTAGAAGCGCGCCTTCTGTATTAATCCTGCCCCTTGAAGAGGATTTTGGTTGGCGCAGGGATGTTATTTCTCTAGCTGTTGCAATCAATGTTTTACTTTATGGTTTGACGGCGCCCTTTGCTGCGGCCTTAATGGAGCGATTTACTGTTCGAAAAGTTGTGATGGCAGCTTTAACCACTGTTGGCACCGGAGCGCTATTAACAATTTGGATGAGTCAAAGTTGGCATCTGATGCTGCTTTGGGGAGTAGTTGTTGGCGTTGGCACAGGATCAATGGCATTAGTTTTTGCGGCCACTATTGCAAATAGATGGTTTGTTAAAAAACGTGGGCTAGTAATTGGAATCTTGACTGCAGCAGCAGCCTCTGGCCAATTAGTTTTCTTACCTGGTCTATCAAAGCTTGCCCAAGATCCAGGTTGGCGGGCATCCTCATTAGTAATCGCGCTCGGTGCTTATTTAATGGTGCCGTTGATCTTTTTCTTTCTTAAGGAGGATCCACAAAGTATTGGAACTACTCCATATGGCGCAGATAAAGATTGGGTGCCACCAGTATTACAAAAAGGTAATGCTGCAAAGGTTGCAATTAATACTTTAAAGGATGCCTCAAAGGTTAAGAATTTTTGGTATCTAGTTGGTTCATTTTTTGTTTGTGGTCTTTCAACTAGCGGCCTTATTGGCACACATTTTATTCCAGCAGCTCATGATCATGGAATGCCAACAGTTACTGCAGCATCCTTACTGGCACTAATTGGCGTCTTTGATGTGGTGGGAACCATTTTTTCTGGCTTTTTAACTGATCGAATTGATCCAAGAAAATTACTCTTTTTCTACTACTTACTTCGAGGGCTTTCTCTATTTTTACTGCCATCAATTCTTTTCTCAACACTTCATCCATCAACGCTAGTCTTCATAATTTTCTATGGCCTAGATTGGGTAGCAACTGTGCCACCAACGGTGTTGTTATGCCGTCAGGTATTAACTCCGGAAAAGGGCGCAATTATTTATGGTTGGGTCTTTGCAGCCCACCAAGTAGGCGGTGCTATCGCAGCCTTTGGCGCTGCGGTATTAAGAATTAAATTTGGAGATTACGCAGCAGCGTTTTATTTAACTGGAATTTTGTGTGTTGTTACCTCCTACTTTGTATTACAAATTACCTTAAAAGAGAAGGTTAAATCTTGA